The nucleotide window ACCTTGCGCTGCTCGTTACGAGCAATCTTTGACTTCTTAGCCATGTTTAGCGCTCCTCTCGGAATTCGACGTGCTTGCGGATCTTGGGGTCATACTTCATCAGAACCATACGGTCCGGGTCATTACGGCGATTCTTGCGGGTCACGTAGGTGTACCCGGTGCCAGCCGTGGACTTCAGCTTGATGATCGGACGTACGTCTTTGTCCTTTGCCATTAGAGCTTCACTCCCCGCGCCTGGATCTGGGCCACGACGGCGTCAATACCGCGCACGTCGATGGTCTTGATGCCGCGGGCTGAAACCTGCAGCGTTACGTTGCGGCGCAGGGACGGAACCCAGTAGCGCTTCTTCTGAATGTTCGGGTCGAACCTGCGCTTGGTGCGCCGGTGCGAGTGCGAAATGCTGTGCCCAAAGCCCGGCTCGGCCCCAGTCACTTGGCAGTGAGCTGCCATGACGATCCTCCAAAGATTGAATAGAACAGGTAGCGGACAGTGCTACCTGCCATGGAATGCGTTCAGTGGCGCCACCGTCAGAGCGGTCAAAAGACCGCCGGATGTTCGCGAATTCTGCGCAACCTGAGCCCCTAACTACCGGCCCTCGGAAGAAAAAGATTCCCGTCAACCGGAGCAATTGCGCACGCTCCGCCACCTGATGCCCTTCCATTCTAGGAGGGAGGCGGCCATAAGACCAATCGCGGAAGCCTCAGCTGCCGTTCGACTCGTCGGGGCGCGTTGCGTTTCCAGAGACGTCAACGACTGTGACGACACCCGCTTCCCCGATCTGCGCGCCGGGGGTCAGCTGGGCGTTGGCGTCCACAATGGTCCGGCGCAGCACCGCACCGGAAGGAATGCGTGCCCCGTTCAGTACCACCGAATGCTCGACGACGGCGCCCTCCTCCACCACCGCGTCCGGCCCGATCACGCTATGCGTGACAGTTCCGGCGATGGCGGCACCCGGAGAGATGAGGCTGGAACCGACCCGCGCGGTGTCCGCGATGAACGCGGGCAGGCGGCGCGGACTGGCGCTCAGGATCGGCCACGCGGGATCGTCGAACGCGAGACCGTTTCCAGCCAGTAGGTCCATGTGCGCTCGGTGATAGTTCTTCGGTGTGCCGAGGTCCAGCCAGTATGACTCAAGCCGATGCTCGGCGACGGTGGAGTGCTCCACCAGGTGCGGGATGAGTTGGTCCCCGTAGTCCTTCAGCTCGCCGTCGCGCTTGTGCAGTTCCGCCAGCGTATTCAGCAGCACGTCCGTGGAATAGAGGAAGATCTCCGCCGCCACCACGTCGGTACGGGGTTTCTCGGGCTTGTACTGGAACCCTGTGACCCGGCCATCCTCCACCTCGGCAACACCGTGCTGGGAGGCATCGCCGTCGAACCGTGTGGTCACCATGGTGAGGACCGCACCGGTCTCCTGATGGGTTTTCACCACCTCGCGGTAATCGAGCTGGTAGAGGTGGTCGGCACTGAGCACAAGCACCAGATCGGGATCGAACTCGCGGATGAATTCGGCCTGCCGGTAGAGGCCGTCCGCGTTGCCCGCGGCGAAGCCCTCGCCGTGTTCCCCCTGGAAGGGCGGCAATACCCGCAGACCGCCGTTGGTGCGGTCGAGGTCCCAGGGGCGGCCGTTTGCGAGGTGGTCATTGATGGACTTCGGCTGGTACTGCTCCACTACCCAGACATCCGAGATGTGGCTGTGGTGGAGATTGGACAGCGGAATATCGATCAGCCGATAGGTTCCGCCCACCGGCACCACGGGCTTGGCCTTGCTGTCGGTCAGCGCCCCCAGCCTTCCGCCGGTACCGCCGGCCAGAATGACTGCCAGGACGGACGGCTCCGTCATGCCGATCCCACGGGTTGGGACTGTTTGAGGATCCAGTGCGTCTCATCGAGCCGCGCGAGGATCTTCTTGCCTACCCGCTCGAGGTCCGCGATGTCCTGGTCATTCAGCCCGTCGAAGACCAGCCGGCGGACGTGCTCCACATGTTCGAGCGCCAGTTCCTGCAGGTTGGTCAGCCCCTCGGGGGTGATGCTCGCCGTAGTCACCCGGAGGTCACGGGTGCTCTGGCTCCGCTGCACCCAGCCGCGGTTCTCCAGCTTGGTGACCACGTGGCTCAGCCGTGACAGGGAGGCATTGGAGCGGCCCGCGAGTTCACTCATGGGTAGTGTCCGCTCATCAGCCTCGGAAAGCATCGCAAGGACGTGATAGTCGAACAGCGTCACCCGGGCACGACGGTTGAGGTCTGCATCCAAGGTTCCCGGCAACAGGGTGGCCACCCCGTAGAGGGCAAGCCATGCCTGTCTTTCCGCGGGATTCAACCAGCGCACGCCTGTCATGGTTCCCATCCTTGCAGAAGCGCCGACGTCACGGGGACGTTGTTTCCCGTGTCCACACCGGATGGGTCAGCTCCGGGTATTTTGAGGTCACCGTGTCCCCGGAGGACTGCCCACGCAATCGCCTGCCGACCCAGGGCCCGAGGTAATCGCGGGCCCAGAGCGCGTCCGTCCGGAGCTGGGCGAGGCGCGTTGCTGCCGGCCGGGCCTCAAGCTCAGGAACCTCGATGCTGTGCGCGGACTTCAGTACCTCCAGGACGCGGGCCGCCATGAGGGTGTGGCCGGCTGCAGCCATGTGCATGCGGTCCACGTCCCAGTAGCCCCAGTTCTGGAACTCCCGCATCCGCCAGTAGTCGGCAATTTCGGCATCGTGCCGGTCCGCGATCTCCCGGACGAGTTCGTTGTAGATCGCCGTACGTCCGCGTGTCTTTGCAAAGACTGCTGACTTCGACGAGTCGAACCCGGTAAACAGCACCACAGCGGCACCGCCGGCGCGCAGGCGGGCGATTCCGGCGTCGTACTCCGCCAAGAGTGCGTCGAGATCAATGGAGGGGCGCAGGATGTCGTTGGCACCGGCGTAGATGGTCACGAGCGTCGGCTTGAGCGCAAGCGCTGCATCCACCTGCTCGGCAAGGATCTGCCGCATCTTGCGGCCGCGGATGGCGAGATTGGCATAGCCCCAGGACGGGTCGGCAAGGATCAGTTGCTCGGCAACCCGGTCAGCCCACCCCCGGACGCCGTTGGGACTGCGCGGGTCCCAGTCCCCCACGCCCTCGGTGAAGGAATCCCCGAGTGCGACATAACGGTGGGTAAACGCGGTGGTTTCTTCGCCCAATTCTGTTAGTCCTCTTCCCTGAAATCGCTTGTTCCGGAATCGCTTGTCCCGGAATCGCTGCCGGCACCATCTCCGGAGTTCTTCTGCTGGTGCTCGGCGTCGTACTCGTGCTGGGTGTGGTGCTCGGTCTCCTCGTAGGAACCGTTGAACCCGGTGGTGTCGCCGGTGGGCCGGGTAGTGGAAGGGTCAGGGAACGTTGGCGAACCGCCGAAGGGGTTGCCCTCCTGCGCGCCGCTCTCCTGTCCCTTGGCCTTGCCTGCGCTGGACTGGTCCTGAGTCATGGCTCCTCCTTCTGGTTTTGCCCACCCAGCATAGTCCCGCGCACGCCCGCGTACACGTGGCAGGCGCAGACGCTAAGCTCGGTGACAAACCTACGTGTCAGGAGAATACCTATGGCTTCCGTACCGGATACCGAATCTGATCAGCCGAGCGATCTCCAGCCGGAGCACCAGTCAGAAACGCGGACCAGGCGCGCAGCCCTGATCCTCAATCCGGTCAAGCCCACCTCTGAGGATATCCGGGCCATCGTCACTGAACTGAGTCTCGAACAGGGCTGGGAAGAACCCCTGTTCCTGGAGACCACCGCGGATGACCCGGGCCACGGCCAGGCGCAGGAAGCACTGAAGGCAGGAGTCGACGTCGTTATTGCAGCCGGCGGCGATGGCACCGTCCGGTGCGTGGCGGAAGAGCTGGCAGGCACGACGACGGCACTTGGCCTGTTGCCGCTGGGCACCGGCAACCTGCTCGCCCGCAACCTCGATATCGACGTCGATGATCCCCGGGGAGCCGTCGAAGCTGCGCTCGGAGGCACGGAGCGGATGATCGACGTGGTGCATGTGAACGTCGACCGGGCGCAGGACGCCCACGTCTTCCTGGTCATGGCCGGGCTGGGCTTCGACGCAGCGGTGATGGCTGATACCCGGGATGACCTGAAGGACAAGGTGGGCTGGCTCGCCTATGTCGACGCCGGCATCCGGAACCTTCCCGGAAAGCCGTCCAGGGTGTCCATCTCGATTGACGGCGGCAAGCGCGTTACCCGCCGCCTGCGCAGCGTCATGGGCGGCAATTGCGGCAAGATCATGGGCGGCCTGGAGATCTTCCCGGGCGCGAAGCTCAACGACGGGCTGCTGGACATCATGACCATCGCGCCGAGCGGGAAGTTCGGTTGGTTTGCTGTACTCGGCAAGCTTCTTGCGCGCGGCAAGGGCAAGGACCCGTCGCTCGAGTACTACCAGTGCAGTACCGCCGAGGTGGAGTCCGAGACCCCGCTGGAGATCGAACTGGACGGAGACTCCCTGGGCAAGGGCAGTCACATGTCTTTCCGGGTGGAGCCGAACTCCCTGAGGCTGCGCATGCCCTACGGCAAGAAGGATCCGGCAATCCTCGCCGACCCGACGCCGTAGAGCGGTTCAGCCCTCGGCTTTGCCCTGGCGCCAGTAGCCCATGAAGGCGACCTGCTTGCGGTCGATGCCGACGTCGCGCACCAGGTAACGGCGCAGCCCCCGCACCACCGCCGCTTCGCCCGCGATCCACGCGTAGAACGGCAATGCGCCCGCGGGTTTGTCCGGATTCAGGGAGCCGTTCAGGGCTGCGGCGTCCAGGAGCTGCGGAGTTTCCCACAGGATGGTCTTGTCAACGTCGATGTCCTCCGGCTCCGGTCCGGCAGCGCGCTCCGGTCCGCCCGCGCGGCCGGCTGCGGCAGCGAGCGCCTGGCCTGAGGGCGTGTCGCTTCCGAGGCTGACGCGGAACGGCGCGGACAGGGACACCCAGCCCGGCACCCTGACGGCCTGGCGGACAGCGGCGTCGAGCAGTTCACCGTGAGGGCGGCCGCCGCGCACCAGCCAGCTGATACCGACGCCCGATCTGGTCTGGATGTCCTGGCAGTCCGAGCCGTGCGGAACCTCCAGGAACGCGTGGCCCTTGATGTCCTCAGGCAGCGACTCAAGGATGGCGCTGATCGCCGGAACAGCGGTCTCGTCCCCTGCGAGCAGAACGTTCTGGGCCAGGCCCGGACGCCACTCGATACCTCCGTAGGCGCCGG belongs to Arthrobacter tumbae and includes:
- the rpmG gene encoding 50S ribosomal protein L33; the encoded protein is MAKDKDVRPIIKLKSTAGTGYTYVTRKNRRNDPDRMVLMKYDPKIRKHVEFREER
- the rpmB gene encoding 50S ribosomal protein L28; this encodes MAAHCQVTGAEPGFGHSISHSHRRTKRRFDPNIQKKRYWVPSLRRNVTLQVSARGIKTIDVRGIDAVVAQIQARGVKL
- a CDS encoding glucose-1-phosphate adenylyltransferase family protein, which gives rise to MTEPSVLAVILAGGTGGRLGALTDSKAKPVVPVGGTYRLIDIPLSNLHHSHISDVWVVEQYQPKSINDHLANGRPWDLDRTNGGLRVLPPFQGEHGEGFAAGNADGLYRQAEFIREFDPDLVLVLSADHLYQLDYREVVKTHQETGAVLTMVTTRFDGDASQHGVAEVEDGRVTGFQYKPEKPRTDVVAAEIFLYSTDVLLNTLAELHKRDGELKDYGDQLIPHLVEHSTVAEHRLESYWLDLGTPKNYHRAHMDLLAGNGLAFDDPAWPILSASPRRLPAFIADTARVGSSLISPGAAIAGTVTHSVIGPDAVVEEGAVVEHSVVLNGARIPSGAVLRRTIVDANAQLTPGAQIGEAGVVTVVDVSGNATRPDESNGS
- a CDS encoding MarR family winged helix-turn-helix transcriptional regulator, which codes for MTGVRWLNPAERQAWLALYGVATLLPGTLDADLNRRARVTLFDYHVLAMLSEADERTLPMSELAGRSNASLSRLSHVVTKLENRGWVQRSQSTRDLRVTTASITPEGLTNLQELALEHVEHVRRLVFDGLNDQDIADLERVGKKILARLDETHWILKQSQPVGSA
- a CDS encoding SGNH/GDSL hydrolase family protein — translated: MGEETTAFTHRYVALGDSFTEGVGDWDPRSPNGVRGWADRVAEQLILADPSWGYANLAIRGRKMRQILAEQVDAALALKPTLVTIYAGANDILRPSIDLDALLAEYDAGIARLRAGGAAVVLFTGFDSSKSAVFAKTRGRTAIYNELVREIADRHDAEIADYWRMREFQNWGYWDVDRMHMAAAGHTLMAARVLEVLKSAHSIEVPELEARPAATRLAQLRTDALWARDYLGPWVGRRLRGQSSGDTVTSKYPELTHPVWTRETTSP
- a CDS encoding diacylglycerol/lipid kinase family protein, coding for MASVPDTESDQPSDLQPEHQSETRTRRAALILNPVKPTSEDIRAIVTELSLEQGWEEPLFLETTADDPGHGQAQEALKAGVDVVIAAGGDGTVRCVAEELAGTTTALGLLPLGTGNLLARNLDIDVDDPRGAVEAALGGTERMIDVVHVNVDRAQDAHVFLVMAGLGFDAAVMADTRDDLKDKVGWLAYVDAGIRNLPGKPSRVSISIDGGKRVTRRLRSVMGGNCGKIMGGLEIFPGAKLNDGLLDIMTIAPSGKFGWFAVLGKLLARGKGKDPSLEYYQCSTAEVESETPLEIELDGDSLGKGSHMSFRVEPNSLRLRMPYGKKDPAILADPTP
- a CDS encoding siderophore-interacting protein; this translates as MTEVSTRRTRRTAAPSQTSAGNQAVVPAVRAFNVVVTRVERISSNFRRITFGGACLSDFGVQGSTLDLRIKVMIPPANGESADGVDLGTLMDGAGSGWYQQWLSLEPSERGDMRTYTVRDSRCEQEIPELDIDFVMHFDAAGNGGPASQWAAAAEPGDRVWLIGPNIHAASCSTAGAYGGIEWRPGLAQNVLLAGDETAVPAISAILESLPEDIKGHAFLEVPHGSDCQDIQTRSGVGISWLVRGGRPHGELLDAAVRQAVRVPGWVSLSAPFRVSLGSDTPSGQALAAAAGRAGGPERAAGPEPEDIDVDKTILWETPQLLDAAALNGSLNPDKPAGALPFYAWIAGEAAVVRGLRRYLVRDVGIDRKQVAFMGYWRQGKAEG